GATTTCCGCACTGTATCAGCTCGGTATCGGCGTGGCGTATCGCGTGAGTTCGAATCAACGTGCGGGCCGAACGTGAGCGACCACCTCGCGGGAACACCTCATTCTGGCTGCTCTCTCGCCGTACAATTACCCGATCTAAGATTTCACTAGCGCATATGGGGGCAAATTGTAACAGTGGCTTCCTCCCAGCGGTTACTGCGGCGACTCCTAGTTTTAGATCGATTCTCTCTCGGTGTACGTACAGACACCCTCGCCCTCGCCCTCACCCTCGCCCTCGCCCTCGCCCTCGCCCTCGCCCTCGCCCTCACCCTCGGCTCTCTTTCTCACCACGAGTTCACCCGCAGCAACCTCGCCCCACGACTGACGACCACTATCTCCTCGTGTTCCCTACGATCTATTCCCACTTCGCCAGGTCGCCCCAAACGGTGCTGCCTGCACTCTAGCAACCCTTTAGCAATCACCAGCGCGGTAACGTACGAGCTCTGCATTACCCTCTGCCCCGTCGATATATTCTTAAACAAAATACAGCATGGACACGACGCGCATTGCATTGTTTTCACGGATTAAAATTGAAAACACAAAGGTATTAGAAAATGATACAAAGTGAtggaaataaaacaaataatgctAAAGAACctaaacacaaatatgtaaaagaTAAAGCATTCGTAGTATTGACGACGACCATTAGCAGACCATTAGCGGACCATTAGCGGCAAGGTGATACGCGCGGCAATCGCGATCGCTGCAACGAATCATTTTTCTGCTATCCATCCCTACTTTCATCcaccatttatttatttatctttatcgTTCAAATATTCTTACTGTCGCTAAATGTTACTAAAGATAAATATACGCGGCTCATGCAAATATTCGAACGTTTGCAGACATCTTTCGTGAATATATTGCGTACGTTATACGAAATCGTGATTATAGTGTCGAGTCGAACCTCGGTAACCTGTAACAGTGATGGAACCTCGAGGAAGAAAGAGTTAAAATCTTCGAATTTTAGAGGTTTCGATTTATCAAAATTTCCGGGTAGAAGGAAATTCGAGACGCGGGAGCTTTGTACGAAGGCACAATTACATTCACCGTGGTCACCGTGCACGTGGTCGAAGAGCGAAGAAATAGGGATAGACGGCTTGACGTCGTCTTACGTTGTTTGAAACAATCgtgtaataattaaaagaaaggaGACAATGTGGAACGATTGATTTCTCATATACTTTGACTCACACACAGCATAGCTATAGGTACACTTGGAGTTGCAGAGATCTGACTGTCCTACATTCGATTTAAATTCGAGTTACATTCAAGGTAAAATAATGCATCTGTACACGTGACAAAAAATTCGagttaaagtaaattatatttcgacttttagAGTCGGACTCTTCTGCAGTAAACAAAATTATATAGCCTTATAGGGGTTTTCGAGTTACAGACGTTCGTGTTATCAGGGTTCGACtgtattggtaaagtttgaaacaaatcggAAAGTGTACGTagaaatttcaagatatttaGTGGAAGAACACATGTTTCACAGATACCGCAAAACTATTCAAACAgtgaattatattttaataaacgtCGGTTTAATAAACGGTATTCAGTGAGATCATATTTAACTTATTTAGCTTATTATACGCTTAAGATGACTGCTGTTCATGccgtatactaatttttcacaAACATACGTTTAGACacgataaatattttctaatttctataCACATTTTGAGATTGGTGTCAAATTTAACCAATGTAATAACGATAGTCGTGTCCCGTTGCACTgctgatgaaatttcaaaatgttttatataacgcgAATACGATATGTACTTGAAACATTTCTACGTTAAGGTAAGGTAAGTATcgaaatattttcgtgagccaGTTGATAAAATTTGCGATCAAACGGAATTTCGTTTTAGTCTTCCACTAGTTATTCTATCCGAAGCAAAAGAGGTGAAGTTATTTGATCGTGTTACCTTGACATTGTCTTGACAACCGCAAACGCACCTATAAACAAGGGGTGAAAAGCTCTTGGTCAGTGAATACGATCCTGCTCGAACTTTCATAACAACGGCAAATCCTTGTTCCGTATTTTATGATTAACATCGACCATCCAAGGATCCACGGGAAACCACCCGTGAACAAGTCTCTCCCATCGAAATATGTCGAGTCTAGACAAAAGAAACTCACAGAGGAGAATATCATGTACGAGAGAAGAGAAATCAACGATGATCCCGATGTCATCATGGAGAAAATGGGGAATGCAGACTGCAATCAAAACTTCGTCGAATCGACTGCATGCTCGTTCGAGCAGCTTTGCAGTATGATCAGTGATCTCGAGAAAGACATTGCCGTGACGATTCCAGAAATCGATCAGTTACAGGTTTGAAAAACAATGCGATCAACTTTCTATCCGTTTGGCTCGATCCGGTCGATCAAACTTTCTAATTGCAGCTGAAACCAGAGAAAGACGAGTCCGAAGAGAAATATGTAGCAAATGGAACTGTGTACGACGACCTAATGTCTTTCTTGGCCAAACTCGAAGAGGGTAGCTGATAATAATGTGTTTCACCGGTATTAAGAGCTTTTCGCGTTGTTTCCTTGTGTTTCTATAAATATAGGTATACATTCGACAGGTTCTTTGGATGATACCAAGATAATCATACCAGAGGTAGACGCCACCACCATATTTGGAGAGATATTTGGTAACTTGCAGCCACTGCCTAACAAAACTGTCGTGAACTATGATAGGTAGGTAGCGGTTATAGTCATATAGTCCTATAGTGCTATACCCGCTTGTAAATCGACACTTGGAAACTCTTCCTGTTCTTAGCATTGTTCCAGCCCCTAGCGATAGCCACCATGCGTTTAAAAAGGATTTAGCTACGGCACAGCTGCAACTCGAAGAAAAGAACGCTACCATATCGCTCTTGAAAGAACAATTAAAGACGGAAAGGAGGTTGGCTTGCGACAAGTTGGAAAGTCAGAGGAAGAGCAGCGCCTCCAAACTGCAGCAACAGGACGAGAAATACAAGGGGATAGTTAAGAGACATCAAAAGTTTATCGAGCAGCTGATCTCGGAGAAAACCGATTTGACCGAGAAATGCAATTCGTTGGCGCAGAGAGTGAAAGAGATCGAAATAAAAATGCAACGGGATTTGAAGGCTGCAACAGAGAGGCATACGGTAGAGTTGCAACGAGCGAAAGAGCATTTTGCCGCGGCTGAGAAGATTAAACGGGAGAGATGGATAGAGGCCAGAACGACGAAGATCAAGGTTCTAACTATCTGGTTTACTTGTACGACGCATCGCTACGAAGCTTATCAAAGTCTTCAacgatttataattttgattcgtCGATTTTAAGGAAATGACTGTGAAAGGTTTGGAACCCGAGTTACGTAATATGACGGAGCAACACGCCGAGGAAATTCAGAAGCtaagaaatatacatatgaaaGAACTACAGGACACCGAATTGCGTATAATACGCCATTCTAATCAACAGCTGGAACAACTGCGTCTAGAATTGATGGCCAGTCACGAGAGAATGTTGGCCAACGAGAAGAATATTTTGTGGACCAGGTGTGGAATTCATTTTTAGACGTACAGTGGCCCGCGAAACAATTCGTCCACTTGCACGTATAGAAAACTTGTATGTTTATATCGACGTGTtatataaaaacatttattgaaatttatttatcaacGCTAATGAGACGCGACTGCTATGATTGTATTGGCAAAATTTGAACCTAGTCGGTAAACTGTGTACTTATATATGTGTACGTAGATGTTGTGCAACATATTTGCTGTAAACTTATAGctggtaaaaaattaatatacagcgTGAATAGTCACCTTAAGCATGTAACAAGCGTTAAAGATGGTCCCATTGAATACTAAACTAAGACTTATCAATGTCGTGCACCATTGCCTGTTTTTAAATAGTTTTGCGATCTCTGCAAAATATGTACTCGTACCAAATATCTCGCAACTTCTGTATACATTCTCAGAATCGTTTAAAATTTCTACCAATACCATTTCTTCTGAAACACTAGACTAATGCTGTGCAATTGATCTTTATGCCGTTCAGATACCAAGAGCAGCTGGAGGAGCAGGAAAGCCAATTTAAAGGGCAACAAACGAAACTTTTCCAAGAGTTGCAACGCGACAGAGAAAACTTTACCAAGGAACAAGCTAAACGAGAAGCTGAAATGCAGGCCAGTTTGCAAAAAAACCATTCGCAGTATCAGGTGAAGGTCGAACCGAAAGCTTCGAATATCTGTTGATTCCATCGATTTCTTTGAATCGACGTGAAATTTTAGAGTGAGGTCGAGACTCTGAAGCAGCAACACTCGAACGAGAAGAAGACTCTCGAAGAATCGCTGAAGGCTGAGTGGGAAGCTTGGTTGGTCAATTACAAGAGAGAACAGAACTTACGAATCGAACAAGTCGAGAGTAAGATAAAAGAGGGGTGTAACAAGGAGAGGGATCGACAAATCGAACTTGCTATCGAACGATTAGAAAAAGACTTTCGAAACGAAAGATCGACACTTGAACGAAACGTTGATTGCAAGCTCAGGTAGGTAATTTGCGATTGATTGTCGTTCGATGCCCAAGCGACCTccattacacacacacacacacacacacacacacacacacacacacacacaatcgTGCCGTTTTTCAGATCTTTGAGGGACAAGTACGAAATGGACTTGCAAACCGCAATAGATAACGAACAGCTTTATAAAACTAAGTTAATGCAGACGAAGGATAAACTGGAGAAAACCGATGTTCAGTTGCAACACGCGGAGAACAAGTTGCAGGAATACGTATCCGAGTTGAGTAACGCAAACGAGGTAGGATATTTTCTAAAATGGAAATTCGTCGTACAGCAATTATTAGCTATCGAACGTTCCGAATGAGAAACAGGTACCCTTTAGGTAATCAAACGGTTAAGTATGGAAAGAGACAACTCGAAAAAATTAGCGAGGCAAGAAATCgaaggagaaaaaagagaattggaggagaaaattgCTTCGCTTTATCATGAAATCACTCGTATCAATGCGAATAGAGACACTTCGATGACTCAATTACACAGCAGGTTCGATCTTAATTAATCATGCAAATTAATACCTCGGTACTTATCAATTGTATCAAGTACACCCCGTTTTCACGTTTTAGAATTAAACTGATAATGACTCAAAAGGTGTTGACGATCAAAAATTTGACCAAAGAACGTGATGACGTCAAATTAAAATGTCAACATTTGGAAAAGTTATTGGACCAACAGAGaagagaatatattttgaaaactttataaataacaatgttgttgttgttgttgttttgtGACTTATTCGATCACATGTGTATTCCTTTTTATTTATGCGGGTAGGATTAGGTATGcatttcgtataaaataaataaaaccgtCTCAAATGATTTATGTACCTATTAATAATTTACGCACTTATTAAAACTTCATTTTCAGCCACTTCTAATATTATTCgtacaatatacatatgtatatatctatatgtatatcttttCCTTGTGTATGTCCTTTAACGCATCTCGTGTTACACTATTCTGACCAAAATATTCCATAATTTTGTACGAACAAAAACAAGATAAACTCCAAAATTACGACACTTTTAATTACAGAAGGCGgtctataaaaatctattcaataataattaatagtaaCTGTACGccgaatatttaataaaaattatactttttttaCAATCTGTACGACATCCTCGTCACATAATATGTGATCTTTTCCGACTTTTTGTGGTTGATGTTTGACAGACGAACCCCACACAAGGGCACTAAAAATAaggtaaacaaataaaaaatgtgtTGGTAGTCAAGAATAAATCATTAGTAATACAATTAGAGCGAATACTTACTACTTAAACTCTTTTGCGATAGATCGGTGCAATTTATTACAAAAGTCTTCAACCGTCCGTTTCTCTCTGTTTAATACTACCGGAGAATTATAATCTGGCAGTTGACCCTTCGGTTTGGTATAGCTAAATATCAGAATCAAATAAACGTATCCATTATTATGcacgatttattattaaaaaaaaaaaaaaaaaaaaaggaaaagaaaaaactaatgAAGTCAATCGACCTGAATACTACTTACATTCTGACCAACTGTAAGTATTCCCACATTTTTTCAAGGAGGTCATCAAAGTTCCACTTGTGATGAGCAGAAATAGGAACGCAATGcggtattttataaattatatctaGTTCCTCGATGCTAATTTGATCTAAAAATCAAATAAAGAAGATTCTCATCTGTAATTCAAGCTCTATCATTTTAACCCTGCTGTAGTCCTCGAATTTTGtatatatctatctatctatctcagTTTTAGTGTCAATCAAAACAAAAACTTTTAATATTGACAACAAATTTTTAGCACAAAATTCAAAGGAAAACTGACGCTTGTTAACAGCAGTTCTTTCATAGTTTCCTCAAATTTAAGAaactttaataatattatacaaaaatataatttggcCGAAAATGATTCAAGGGATACAGTAGGATTAAATGATCTTACACGCACGCGCACGAATGCAATTACCTATTTTGTTGAGTAAATAAATACACGGTACGTAGACGCGATTTCCCTCGATGACATCAATTAGATCGTCGGATGTGGCATCATATCGTAAAGTAATATCCGCATTGTGTATTCTATATTCGGACAGAATGCTTTTCACTGTTTCTAAGTCGAGTTCCGACTGTGTGCACTACAACATAATACAACCGTCTTAAGTTCTCTTGCACAAAGTCTTGCGCACAACCATCTAACCATTTTACAAAAACTACACATGACTCTGTCCAATACAACGAAAGATATACAAAGAGACAGTTAAGTCGTACAAAATTTAAAACGAATCGTATCACGTGTAGTTCTCTATGTTTCTCCTCTCCCTGCCGTTCAATTACCGTGGTTTGGAAATTAATGCCACCTTTATCTTTTTTGCGGAAAGTAATGTTGGGTGGCTGTTTATTTAAACGAAGTCCAAAACCTTCCAATTCGTGCTCTATTAATCTTTTATGTCCAAGCGGTTTCAGTACATCCAGAACAATAAATATCAAACTACAAGTTCTTGCAACTGCAATTACTTGTCTCCCACGTCCTTTACCATCTTTCGCGCCTTCAATGATACCTGGTAGATCGAGTAACTGGAAGATACATTTGACGTTTCATACCATACATAATGTAAAGATATACCTATGGTAAAATAGTCGTAATTAATTGGGAACCTGTATTTTTGCACCCTTATACTTTATACAACCAGGAACAGTGGTAAGAGTTGTAAATTCGTACGCTGCAACTTCAGAATAAACACCAGCAAGAGTACTTAAAAGCGTAGATTTACCCACAGAAGGGAAACCTATAATCGTTGTGGAACAAGCACAGCGAAATGAAAGATTGCTCCATTGGCTGTTTGTAAACTTTATGCTTTACACATTCAGATTTTAGATTTAGATTTCCTTATTACGTACCAACAAAACCTATTCTAGCATCACCAGTTTTAGCTACTTCAAAACCTTGCTCCCCACCACCTCCACCACCTTTCGGTGTAATAAGTTCTCGTCTTAATTTGGCTAATTTGGCTTTCAACAAACCGAGGTGACCAGACGTAGCCTTATTCTTTTGAGTGCGAGCCATCTACAGACaaagatatattataataaatgtgtTAATAGAGTGTGAATATAAAGCGACTTGCAGACGTTCCCAAATAAATAACAGATAAATGTTCAATTTATATTTTGTGTAGTATACTATTGTAGTATACTATACTACCTTCGTGTAGTATACTATTTTCTTTTGCTTATCACGCCCTTATATCCAATATTACTTTTAGATATGGTTTTTCGAACATAAAGCTAAAAATTAATTGTGGCTGGAAATTTTTGCACGCCGCTGTGAAACGaacgaaaataaaacaaaggttacCTCGGCCTCGATCGAAGCGATCTTTTCCAATATGGTACTCATATTGATAGAAAACGGAAACCTCCTTTAACTTGCGATATActttaaattaagtaaatttctTTTAAGCCCTTTCGCGTTCTTCCATTACAAAACTATcgaaatgtatgtatatatatacatgtatatatatatatatatacgttacTGCATAAGACTTCCACGTGCTGACAGGTTAAAACACATGTTTCACTACATACACGACACACACTAACACGCGCAGAGAAGCGAATAAGTACAcatagaaaagagaaaaatacaaaaattaaggCCAGTTTTCAAATACGAAGTAGATGTAAAATTTATGAACAAAATGAAAGCGGATACGTGGCGACTCTAGTGAAAATGTACGCGCCGGTCTGTGTGTCGGTAAAAGCTGTAGAGTTGTTATTCGGTATGCGCTGTAATTTCTTATACTTGCTTCTATTTCTCGGGCAGTTGCTCGATGAAAAATATTACGTAGCCTGTGGTTAAGTCCATTAACTTAGCTTATCTAGACTAAGTCTATTTTGTGAGCGATTTTTCTACAAAGATGCGTCGTTTAATGTAAAACGGAAAGTTGAATTCTTTCCTGTacaattcttttaaatattagattATTAAATAGAAGAATCGATTTGCCAAAGTGTTTATAGTTTCAGTCGGAAAATTTCGCtgtaatgtaataatgtatTTGACCTTTAGTTTTTGCTTCACTGTCAACTAGGTTTTAGTTCTAAGATTTGGATCAAGTTTATCGTAAACTCGATTGTTGGTTGGTCGGTGAGAAACAACGAGGAACTTATTCTTTGTCGGAAGTCTTAGCTTTAGACGTCATCTTTAAGCCTGActtttaaatgttaattttaagCTGCAAAGTTAGTTTTAAGCCTTAGTTTTAGTATATTTGCAAAAATCGACGTCCTTGGCCGGCTATATATATGTTATCGTTATCATCGAAGAAAAGTAATGCCATGGAAAGTTTGTATGCGATATTTTTATGCCTGGTATTATATATCACATTCTTAAACAATATGAGAGAGGAATTTTGGAAATTTGGCCTCTGACGATTTGGCAAGACGATACTGAAACTGTATGGAAGACAGGAAAAGTTTATTTCAAAGTACTAGAATATATTTCTACTAGAATAGTTTATCGGACGGAATGGTCGATCTGAACTCTACGTAGTTTATGACCGACATCTTGTCTCTGTCTTGTCAAGATTCAGCTGTCTGAGGAGCGCATGTTCCACGGATGCAGAGTTTTACGCGGTCGGAGCTGCTTAAGATATTTTTGTATCTGGAAGTGTAACATAAAGATATGTTTTGATCGTAGATTCAGGTAAATATAACGCTAAGGATaattctattgggttggcaactaagttatttggtggtaatgacaaaatccgcaatcacttagttgtcaacccaatagTTGTCATATCGGTTATAGGTTATACCGATTTGTTTTTCTTAGCATAAATTGTCGGCGAGCATGGATGTGATGGTGCAACACAGGGGAAATGGACTGTGACGAATAACAAGAAGCAACAGCAGGAGGGTGAAATAAAGAAGgacaggaagaagaagaagaagaagaagaagcgcgTGAATGTGtcaaatatgtaaaaaacattattgtAGGTTAGACGCGAGAAGATTTGAAACAAGTAAGAAAGGAATGGAAAGAGAAAAGTAATTGAGCTTTATTTGCGAAGTGGGAATAGAATAGATAATAGGTAATATGTAATGCAATATAATTTTGTGGATGATAGAAGAACTGATTTATTTGGATTCTAGAAGACTAAAGAATAGGTAAAGATGCATTTAGGAGATATATGTGTGCGTTGTTTATTTGACCATTGACCATAAACTgctaaattattgaaataatttttccaaCCTCTCTGCGATACTCGCCTTAGAATGAGAATGGAAACTAGTAAATTTGAGATGAAGATAAAGATGCGTCAGACTTTCGCCAGATTCGAGAATGATCGTTACTCTTTCTCCGTCTTTCGTTTAATTTCTCGATGGCCTAATCGCAGCAAGCTGGAGTCCATACTGAATCGTAGTTATTAATCGCGCCATGTGATTTGCCAGGAATtgcatgaaataaatttttattaaaaaaaaaccaGCTACAATAGATCGAATCATTTTATACCTTTCTACGAAAATTCACACCCACGAAATCCCTGACAAATTCACTCCTGTAATAATTAATTACCTAAAGATTTTTAAAACAGTACGAGTTTACGGTTGTACGAACTATTTTACGAAAAAGATAGTTATCCGACTATGTTAAAAATCTGAGCATAATGGAGATGTACGTACAACAGATACTCACGGGAAAAatcaacgagactaataataaaatcaatgaattagaaaaataaaagagctataggcaaatatcttataatatacagtggcataatctgcaatttattataaaataattgatccgagcaaaaTTTACTATGAAAAAAGGTTGCCAAATAC
This genomic stretch from Bombus vancouverensis nearcticus chromosome 16, iyBomVanc1_principal, whole genome shotgun sequence harbors:
- the 128up gene encoding GTP-binding protein 128up, giving the protein MSTILEKIASIEAEMARTQKNKATSGHLGLLKAKLAKLRRELITPKGGGGGGEQGFEVAKTGDARIGFVGFPSVGKSTLLSTLAGVYSEVAAYEFTTLTTVPGCIKYKGAKIQLLDLPGIIEGAKDGKGRGRQVIAVARTCSLIFIVLDVLKPLGHKRLIEHELEGFGLRLNKQPPNITFRKKDKGGINFQTTCTQSELDLETVKSILSEYRIHNADITLRYDATSDDLIDVIEGNRVYVPCIYLLNKIDQISIEELDIIYKIPHCVPISAHHKWNFDDLLEKMWEYLQLVRIYTKPKGQLPDYNSPVVLNREKRTVEDFCNKLHRSIAKEFKYALVWGSSVKHQPQKVGKDHILCDEDVVQIVKKV
- the dila gene encoding centrosomal protein dilatory isoform X3, whose amino-acid sequence is MINIDHPRIHGKPPVNKSLPSKYVESRQKKLTEENIMYERREINDDPDVIMEKMGNADCNQNFVESTACSFEQLCSMISDLEKDIAVTIPEIDQLQLKPEKDESEEKYVANGTVYDDLMSFLAKLEEGSLDDTKIIIPEVDATTIFGEIFGNLQPLPNKTVVNYDSIVPAPSDSHHAFKKDLATAQLQLEEKNATISLLKEQLKTERRLACDKLESQRKSSASKLQQQDEKYKGIVKRHQKFIEQLISEKTDLTEKCNSLAQRVKEIEIKMQRDLKAATERHTVELQRAKEHFAAAEKIKRERWIEARTTKIKEMTVKGLEPELRNMTEQHAEEIQKLRNIHMKELQDTELRIIRHSNQQLEQLRLELMASHERMLANEKNILWTRYQEQLEEQESQFKGQQTKLFQELQRDRENFTKEQAKREAEMQASLQKNHSQYQSEVETLKQQHSNEKKTLEESLKAEWEAWLVNYKREQNLRIEQVESKIKEGCNKERDRQIELAIERLEKDFRNERSTLERNVDCKLRSLRDKYEMDLQTAIDNEQLYKTKLMQTKDKLEKTDVQLQHAENKLQEYVSELSNANEVPFR
- the dila gene encoding centrosomal protein dilatory isoform X2, whose product is MINIDHPRIHGKPPVNKSLPSKYVESRQKKLTEENIMYERREINDDPDVIMEKMGNADCNQNFVESTACSFEQLCSMISDLEKDIAVTIPEIDQLQLKPEKDESEEKYVANGTVYDDLMSFLAKLEEGSLDDTKIIIPEVDATTIFGEIFGNLQPLPNKTVVNYDSIVPAPSDSHHAFKKDLATAQLQLEEKNATISLLKEQLKTERRLACDKLESQRKSSASKLQQQDEKYKGIVKRHQKFIEQLISEKTDLTEKCNSLAQRVKEIEIKMQRDLKAATERHTVELQRAKEHFAAAEKIKRERWIEARTTKIKEMTVKGLEPELRNMTEQHAEEIQKLRNIHMKELQDTELRIIRHSNQQLEQLRLELMASHERMLANEKNILWTRYQEQLEEQESQFKGQQTKLFQELQRDRENFTKEQAKREAEMQASLQKNHSQYQSEVETLKQQHSNEKKTLEESLKAEWEAWLVNYKREQNLRIEQVESKIKEGCNKERDRQIELAIERLEKDFRNERSTLERNVDCKLRSLRDKYEMDLQTAIDNEQLYKTKLMQTKDKLEKTDVQLQHAENKLQEYVSELSNANEVIKRLSMERDNSKKLARQEIEGEKRELEEKIASLYHEITRINANRDTSMTQLHSRC
- the dila gene encoding centrosomal protein dilatory isoform X1 — translated: MINIDHPRIHGKPPVNKSLPSKYVESRQKKLTEENIMYERREINDDPDVIMEKMGNADCNQNFVESTACSFEQLCSMISDLEKDIAVTIPEIDQLQLKPEKDESEEKYVANGTVYDDLMSFLAKLEEGSLDDTKIIIPEVDATTIFGEIFGNLQPLPNKTVVNYDSIVPAPSDSHHAFKKDLATAQLQLEEKNATISLLKEQLKTERRLACDKLESQRKSSASKLQQQDEKYKGIVKRHQKFIEQLISEKTDLTEKCNSLAQRVKEIEIKMQRDLKAATERHTVELQRAKEHFAAAEKIKRERWIEARTTKIKEMTVKGLEPELRNMTEQHAEEIQKLRNIHMKELQDTELRIIRHSNQQLEQLRLELMASHERMLANEKNILWTRYQEQLEEQESQFKGQQTKLFQELQRDRENFTKEQAKREAEMQASLQKNHSQYQSEVETLKQQHSNEKKTLEESLKAEWEAWLVNYKREQNLRIEQVESKIKEGCNKERDRQIELAIERLEKDFRNERSTLERNVDCKLRSLRDKYEMDLQTAIDNEQLYKTKLMQTKDKLEKTDVQLQHAENKLQEYVSELSNANEVIKRLSMERDNSKKLARQEIEGEKRELEEKIASLYHEITRINANRDTSMTQLHSRIKLIMTQKVLTIKNLTKERDDVKLKCQHLEKLLDQQRREYILKTL
- the dila gene encoding centrosomal protein dilatory isoform X4, with translation MCFTGSLDDTKIIIPEVDATTIFGEIFGNLQPLPNKTVVNYDSIVPAPSDSHHAFKKDLATAQLQLEEKNATISLLKEQLKTERRLACDKLESQRKSSASKLQQQDEKYKGIVKRHQKFIEQLISEKTDLTEKCNSLAQRVKEIEIKMQRDLKAATERHTVELQRAKEHFAAAEKIKRERWIEARTTKIKEMTVKGLEPELRNMTEQHAEEIQKLRNIHMKELQDTELRIIRHSNQQLEQLRLELMASHERMLANEKNILWTRYQEQLEEQESQFKGQQTKLFQELQRDRENFTKEQAKREAEMQASLQKNHSQYQSEVETLKQQHSNEKKTLEESLKAEWEAWLVNYKREQNLRIEQVESKIKEGCNKERDRQIELAIERLEKDFRNERSTLERNVDCKLRSLRDKYEMDLQTAIDNEQLYKTKLMQTKDKLEKTDVQLQHAENKLQEYVSELSNANEVIKRLSMERDNSKKLARQEIEGEKRELEEKIASLYHEITRINANRDTSMTQLHSRIKLIMTQKVLTIKNLTKERDDVKLKCQHLEKLLDQQRREYILKTL